A DNA window from Zingiber officinale cultivar Zhangliang chromosome 3A, Zo_v1.1, whole genome shotgun sequence contains the following coding sequences:
- the LOC122052255 gene encoding uncharacterized protein LOC122052255: protein MPNDECGKVKRSEHEDCPEPCLNWVTNHSEKDASASQNGVTQKRGGVGAALEGRHMGGAVHLPTVSMVISLPEDDGPDPNTSISKLDALDEYERINEVATATATATATATATATSNKVSLPRSESFKDQCRICQQQQTEELLIDLGCGCRGELAKVHRTCIEIWFHTKGSNKCEICQQVASNVPFPESHPSTNYQVWRVNSVQGRAQPENGRVCLNPLWVAFALLIGGLFLDVLVSVSLGISSLPVNVITGVLIVLGLAAALRLSMECCKELGVMRDHVHTDITSSNPLYHPGV from the exons ATGCCGAATGATGAGTGCGGTAAAGTGAAGCGAAGTGAGCACGAGGATTGTCCTGAACCTTGTTTGAATTGGGTCACTAATCACAGTGAGAAGGATGCTTCTGCATCTCAAAATGGAGTGACGCAAAAGAGAGGCGGGGTAGGTGCTGCTTTAGAAGGGAGACACATGGGTGGGGCTGTGCATCTTCCAACAGTTAGTATGGTCATCTCCCTCCCAGAGGATGATGGTCCAGACCCTAATACGAGCATCTCAAAGCTTGATGCCTTGGATGAGTACGAGAGAATCAATGAGGTGGCTACTGCTACTGCTACTGCTACTGCTACTGCTACTGCTACTGCTACATCCAACAAGGTTTCTTTGCCAAGGTCTGAAAGCTTCAAAGACCAGTGCAG AATCTGTCAGCAGCAGCAAACAGAAGAACTGCTGATTGATCTTGGATGTGGATGCAGAGGTGAACTGGCAAAAGTGCATCGCACTTGCATAGAAATTTGGTTCCATACTAAAGGGTCCAACAAATGCGAGATATGCCA GCAGGTGGCTTCAAATGTACCATTTCCTGAGTCCCATCCAAGT ACAAATTACCAGGTTTGGAGAGTCAATTCAGTTCAAGGTAGAGCACAACCAGAGAATGGAAGG GTATGTTTGAATCCACTTTGGGTTGCATTTGCCcttctaattggaggattattTTTGGATGTGCTAGTATCTGTTTCTCTTGGTATTTCTTCGCTACCTGTGAATGTCATAACGG GTGTTCTTATTGTTCTTGGCCTGGCTGCTGCTTTGCGGCTGTCAATGGAATGCTGTAAAGAATTGGGCGTGATGAGAGACCATGTTCATACCGATATCACTTCTTCGAACCCTCTCTATCATCCAGGAGTCTAA